From Ficedula albicollis isolate OC2 chromosome 5, FicAlb1.5, whole genome shotgun sequence, one genomic window encodes:
- the CALM1 gene encoding calmodulin, which translates to MRSLGQNPTEAELQDMINEVDADGNGTIDFPEFLTMMARKMKDTDSEEEIREAFRVFDKDGNGYISAAELRHVMTNLGEKLTDEEVDEMIREADIDGDGQVNYEEFVQMMTAK; encoded by the exons ATGAGGTCACTGGGTCAAAATCCAACAGAAGCAGAATTGCAGGATATGATCAATGAGGTAGATGCTGATG GCAATGGCACTATCGACTTCCCTGAATTTTTAACCATGATGGCCAGAAAAATGAAGGACACAGACAGCGAGGAAGAAATCCGTGAGGCATTCCGAGTCTTTGACAAG GATGGTAACGGCTATATCAGTGCAGCAGAGCTACGCCACGTCATGACAAACTTAGGAGAAAAGCTAACAGATGAAGAAGTAGATGAAATGATCAGAGAAGCAGACATTGATGGGGATGGGCAAGTCAACTATGAAG aattcgTACAGATGATGACTGCAAAGTGA